A single region of the Acidobacteriota bacterium genome encodes:
- a CDS encoding ATP-binding protein codes for MIDWFRKLAEARFRIATQLYVGIGGAAALTLAASLVALFAFAQVGDSQSRVNQGTVPELAAAFGVAQGSGTLVAAGPRLTAAADQDELERAVDEIEPAQRSFESALKELMTREAGSEEPIGGEAEIGNIQARGEELIGNITAIQESVSEGFELSSASEALRSELDGLQSQIAALLLPALDDQLFYAMTGFRSFDEPPAPRDIHFSEPEIDRYRVLVGLQQDITIVDQLLNSLAVLTDRPDIEPVEERYESSATSIERALSAIDETATSGRLKALFGETLAKSRDSFDLRRREVNALDRQQELLDQNRDLAARLSDDVESLVAASRSRSDVATVAASQAIRTGRALLIGLNVVSIAGAVFIAWLFVGRLLVRRFEALSSSMREMAGGNLEAEIGIGGADEVADMAAALEVFRRHALEVQRLNLVEKLADELKEKNDELEVVLADLQKAQDQIVMREKLAALGELTAGVAHEIKNPLNFVKNFSEVSGELLEEVEEIMKENEDGSLDEDQREEIAEIFEDLSGNLKLILSHGERANRIVNDMLKMGRGAAGREQADINRLVDEHIGLAYHSARATDPNFNLTIEKDFDPELGTLEVVSQDVGRVFLNLVSNACYATNERRQNSDDASYEPTLTVTTRKMDDGVEVRVRDNGNGIPRDVVDKIFNPFFTTKPTDQGTGLGLALSADIVREHGGMIRVDTEPGEYTEMIVELSAAPPDIDYPTP; via the coding sequence GTGATCGACTGGTTCCGAAAACTGGCCGAGGCCCGGTTCAGAATCGCCACGCAGCTCTACGTTGGCATCGGCGGCGCGGCGGCGCTGACGCTCGCCGCCAGTCTGGTCGCATTGTTCGCGTTCGCGCAGGTCGGCGACTCCCAGAGCCGGGTCAACCAGGGAACGGTGCCCGAGCTCGCGGCCGCGTTCGGCGTGGCCCAGGGCAGCGGCACGCTGGTCGCTGCGGGCCCCAGGCTGACCGCGGCCGCCGACCAGGACGAGTTGGAGCGGGCGGTAGACGAGATTGAACCCGCCCAGCGCTCCTTCGAGTCCGCGCTCAAGGAACTGATGACGCGGGAAGCGGGCTCTGAGGAACCCATCGGCGGCGAAGCGGAGATCGGGAACATCCAGGCGCGAGGCGAAGAGCTGATCGGGAACATCACGGCGATCCAGGAATCGGTTTCCGAGGGATTCGAACTGAGCTCAGCGAGCGAGGCGCTCCGGTCGGAACTGGACGGACTCCAGAGTCAGATCGCGGCGCTCCTGCTGCCCGCTCTCGACGATCAGTTGTTCTACGCGATGACCGGCTTTCGCTCGTTCGACGAGCCGCCGGCGCCTCGCGACATCCACTTCTCCGAGCCGGAGATCGACCGCTACCGTGTGCTCGTCGGGCTCCAGCAGGACATCACGATCGTCGATCAGCTACTGAACAGCCTCGCGGTGCTGACCGACCGGCCCGACATCGAGCCGGTCGAAGAACGATACGAGTCGTCCGCAACGAGTATTGAGCGTGCTCTCAGTGCGATCGATGAGACTGCCACCTCCGGTCGGTTGAAAGCCCTGTTCGGAGAAACCCTCGCCAAGAGCCGCGACTCATTCGATCTGAGACGCCGCGAGGTGAACGCCCTCGACCGGCAGCAGGAACTGCTGGACCAGAACCGCGATCTGGCGGCGAGGTTGAGCGACGATGTAGAGAGTCTCGTCGCCGCGTCGCGGTCCCGGTCGGACGTGGCGACCGTGGCCGCGTCCCAGGCGATCCGCACCGGCCGCGCCCTGCTGATCGGTCTCAACGTCGTCAGCATTGCCGGCGCGGTGTTCATCGCCTGGCTCTTCGTGGGGCGTCTGCTGGTACGCCGCTTCGAGGCTCTCTCCAGCAGCATGCGGGAAATGGCTGGCGGCAACCTGGAGGCCGAGATCGGCATCGGGGGCGCGGATGAGGTCGCGGACATGGCGGCCGCGCTAGAGGTCTTCCGCCGGCACGCGCTGGAGGTGCAGCGCCTCAACCTGGTCGAGAAGCTCGCCGACGAACTCAAGGAGAAGAACGACGAGCTGGAGGTCGTGCTGGCGGATCTGCAGAAGGCGCAGGACCAGATCGTGATGCGCGAGAAGCTCGCGGCGCTCGGCGAGTTGACCGCCGGCGTCGCCCATGAGATCAAGAATCCCCTGAACTTCGTGAAGAATTTCTCCGAGGTCTCGGGCGAGCTCCTCGAGGAGGTCGAGGAGATCATGAAGGAGAACGAGGACGGCAGCCTCGACGAGGATCAGCGGGAGGAGATCGCGGAGATCTTCGAGGATCTGAGCGGCAACCTGAAGCTGATCCTGAGCCACGGCGAGCGAGCGAACCGGATCGTCAACGACATGCTGAAGATGGGGCGCGGCGCCGCCGGGCGGGAGCAGGCCGACATCAACCGCCTGGTCGACGAACACATCGGGCTGGCCTACCACAGCGCGCGCGCCACCGACCCGAACTTCAATCTGACGATCGAGAAGGACTTCGACCCGGAGCTCGGCACCCTGGAGGTCGTGTCGCAGGACGTGGGCCGCGTCTTCCTCAACCTGGTCAGCAACGCCTGCTACGCGACGAACGAGAGACGGCAGAACTCGGACGACGCGTCGTACGAGCCGACCCTGACGGTGACGACCCGCAAGATGGACGACGGCGTGGAGGTCCGGGTCCGCGACAACGGCAATGGCATACCGCGCGATGTGGTGGACAAGATCTTCAACCCCTTCTTCACCACGAAGCCGACGGATCAGGGCACGGGTCTGGGGCTCGCTCTCTCGGCCGACATCGTGCGCGAGCACGGCGGCATGATTCGCGTGGACACCGAACCGGGCGAGTACACGGAGATGATCGTCGAGTTATCGGCTGCTCCGCCCGACATCGACTATCCGACTCCGTAG
- a CDS encoding ABC transporter ATP-binding protein codes for MKGVTKVYVMGEVEVYALRGVDLELHEGEFTVLLGPSGSGKSTLLNILGGLDRPTAGRVTYREGDLSEAGERALTRYRRRHVGFVFQFYNLIPSLTARENVALVTEIAGDPLAPEDALALVGLKYRLDHFPSQMSGGEQQRVAIARAIAKRPDVLLCDEPTGALDISTGIAVLGALERVNSELGTTTAVITHNAAISGMADRVISLADGQITSDVRNATKQPAATIEW; via the coding sequence ATGAAGGGCGTGACCAAGGTCTACGTGATGGGCGAGGTCGAGGTCTATGCGCTACGCGGCGTCGACCTGGAGCTTCACGAAGGCGAGTTCACGGTCCTGCTCGGACCGTCGGGAAGCGGCAAGTCGACCCTCCTGAACATCCTCGGCGGGCTCGACCGGCCTACCGCCGGCCGGGTGACCTACCGTGAAGGGGATCTGAGCGAGGCCGGGGAACGGGCCCTGACCCGCTACCGGCGCCGCCACGTCGGCTTCGTGTTCCAGTTCTACAACCTGATTCCCTCGCTCACGGCGCGCGAGAACGTCGCCCTCGTGACCGAGATCGCCGGCGATCCGCTCGCGCCGGAGGACGCCCTGGCGCTGGTCGGCCTGAAGTACCGTCTCGACCACTTTCCGTCGCAGATGTCGGGCGGCGAGCAGCAGCGGGTGGCGATCGCCCGGGCCATCGCCAAGCGGCCGGACGTGCTGCTCTGCGACGAACCGACGGGAGCTCTCGACATCAGCACCGGTATCGCGGTCCTGGGGGCGCTCGAGAGGGTGAACTCCGAACTGGGCACGACGACCGCGGTGATCACCCACAACGCGGCGATCTCCGGGATGGCGGATCGGGTAATCTCGCTGGCAGACGGCCAGATCACGAGCGACGTCCGTAACGCGACGAAGCAGCCGGCTGCCACGATCGAGTGGTAG
- a CDS encoding ABC transporter permease codes for MRALDRKLLRDLWNVRSQVLAIALVVSSGIALLVMAQGVFGSLETTRDAYYTRYAFADVFAGAKRVPNWVEERIAAIPGVRQVQTRVVVSVSLDVPGVTDPVNGRLISLPDRGRPALNDVALRRGRFLDPDRAEEALVGERFAEAHGLDLGDRLFAVINGRRQPLEIVGVALSPEFVYGIGPGELVPDPKHFGFLWMTRRHLATAFEMEGGFNDVALTLADRSPSLERAAIVELDAILDPYGGLGAIPRADQTSNWYLQNELTQLENMGLLVPLIFIAVATFLLNVVLRRTVAVQREQIAALKALGYSNLRLGVHYVQWAVVVVALGALLGIGAGLLLAEAMLGLYMEYFRFPLLIYNVSASSILIAVGVSLVAATVGALGAVRSVVSLPPAEAMRPAAPETFRVSLFERLGARRWLSQPARMVLRNLSRRPVRAGLSIVGIAFAGAIMVVGSAMMDSMDELLEVQFNIIQRQDLSVSFFEPVERSAVHELAALSGVLQVEPTNGIAARLRSGHLQKQTAIQALAPDARLQRVVDVDYRAIRLDRPGLVLSTLLAEQLRVEPGDTLMVEIMEDGRPVREVVLTDTVDDLLGVTAYMEQESLRRLVRRDDTISGAMLKIDSLAEERLFGLLKAMPAVAGVTLRSAALENIQTYMLDNMSMMMSVNLLFAVIIAFGVIYNTARISLSETSRELASLRVIGFTRGEISSILLGELGILTVASIPLGLLLGYGMIAAVMSAFESELFRLPVVVDPNTFLVSAATVLGSMAVSAWTVRRKLHDLDLVAVLKTRE; via the coding sequence ATGAGAGCCCTCGACCGTAAACTCCTGCGCGACCTGTGGAACGTGCGGTCCCAGGTACTGGCGATCGCGCTGGTCGTCTCGTCGGGAATCGCGCTGCTGGTCATGGCGCAGGGCGTGTTCGGCTCGCTCGAGACGACCCGCGACGCCTACTACACCCGCTACGCCTTCGCCGACGTGTTCGCCGGAGCGAAGCGGGTCCCCAACTGGGTCGAGGAGCGCATCGCGGCGATCCCGGGAGTCAGGCAGGTTCAGACCCGGGTGGTCGTGAGCGTCTCGCTGGACGTGCCCGGAGTCACCGATCCGGTCAACGGACGCCTGATCTCCCTGCCGGATCGCGGCCGGCCGGCGCTCAACGACGTCGCTCTGCGCCGCGGGCGGTTCCTGGACCCGGACCGGGCGGAGGAGGCCCTGGTCGGCGAGCGCTTTGCCGAAGCTCACGGCCTCGACCTGGGCGATCGCCTGTTCGCGGTGATCAACGGTCGCCGCCAGCCCCTGGAAATTGTCGGTGTCGCGCTCAGCCCCGAGTTCGTCTACGGCATCGGTCCGGGAGAACTGGTCCCGGATCCGAAGCACTTCGGCTTCCTGTGGATGACCCGGCGGCACCTGGCCACCGCGTTCGAAATGGAGGGCGGGTTCAACGACGTCGCCCTGACGCTGGCCGACCGCTCGCCCAGCCTCGAGCGCGCGGCGATCGTCGAACTCGACGCGATTCTCGATCCCTACGGCGGTCTGGGCGCGATTCCGCGTGCGGACCAGACCTCGAACTGGTACCTCCAGAACGAGTTGACGCAGCTCGAGAACATGGGACTCCTGGTGCCGTTGATCTTCATCGCCGTGGCCACGTTCCTGCTCAACGTGGTTCTGCGGCGGACCGTCGCGGTGCAGCGCGAACAGATCGCGGCGCTCAAGGCTCTCGGCTACTCGAACCTCCGGCTCGGCGTCCACTACGTGCAGTGGGCCGTCGTCGTGGTGGCCCTCGGCGCCCTGCTCGGGATCGGCGCCGGCCTGTTGCTGGCCGAAGCGATGCTCGGCCTCTACATGGAGTACTTTCGCTTCCCGCTCCTGATCTACAACGTGTCGGCGTCGAGCATCCTGATCGCAGTCGGAGTGAGCCTCGTCGCCGCGACGGTGGGCGCGCTGGGGGCAGTGCGCAGCGTCGTCTCGCTGCCGCCCGCCGAAGCGATGCGCCCGGCGGCGCCCGAGACCTTCCGGGTCTCCCTGTTCGAACGGCTGGGCGCCCGGAGATGGTTGTCGCAGCCCGCGAGGATGGTGCTCCGCAACCTGTCGCGACGCCCGGTGCGCGCGGGCCTCTCGATCGTGGGCATCGCCTTCGCCGGCGCGATCATGGTCGTGGGCTCGGCGATGATGGACTCGATGGACGAACTGCTCGAAGTGCAGTTCAACATCATCCAGCGCCAGGACCTGTCGGTGAGCTTCTTCGAGCCGGTCGAACGAAGCGCGGTGCACGAACTCGCGGCCCTCTCCGGCGTTCTGCAGGTGGAGCCGACGAACGGCATCGCGGCGCGGCTGCGCAGCGGCCACCTGCAGAAGCAGACGGCGATCCAGGCGCTGGCGCCCGATGCCAGGTTGCAGCGCGTGGTGGATGTGGACTATCGCGCCATCCGCCTCGACCGGCCGGGTCTCGTCCTGTCCACGCTGCTGGCGGAGCAGTTGCGGGTCGAGCCAGGCGACACGCTGATGGTCGAGATCATGGAGGACGGCAGGCCGGTGCGCGAGGTCGTGCTGACCGACACCGTCGACGACCTGCTCGGCGTGACGGCGTACATGGAGCAGGAGTCGCTCCGGCGGCTGGTGCGGCGCGACGACACGATCAGCGGCGCGATGCTCAAGATCGACAGCCTGGCCGAGGAACGGCTGTTCGGCCTGCTGAAGGCGATGCCGGCGGTGGCGGGCGTCACGTTGCGGAGCGCCGCGCTCGAGAACATCCAGACCTACATGCTCGACAACATGTCGATGATGATGAGCGTCAACCTGCTCTTCGCGGTGATCATCGCCTTCGGCGTGATCTACAACACGGCGCGGATCTCCCTGTCCGAGACCAGCCGTGAACTCGCCAGCCTGCGGGTGATCGGTTTCACCCGCGGCGAGATCTCCTCGATCCTGCTGGGCGAGCTCGGGATCCTCACCGTGGCCTCGATTCCACTCGGTCTGCTCCTCGGCTACGGCATGATCGCCGCCGTGATGAGCGCTTTCGAGAGCGAGCTGTTCCGGTTGCCGGTGGTGGTCGACCCGAACACGTTCCTGGTTTCCGCGGCGACCGTTCTCGGGTCGATGGCCGTCTCGGCCTGGACGGTGCGTCGTAAGCTCCACGACCTCGATCTCGTCGCGGTGCTCAAGACCCGCGAGTAG
- a CDS encoding HlyD family efflux transporter periplasmic adaptor subunit, whose protein sequence is MKTRRWVLWGVGLVVVAAAAFLGTRPQPVPAELAQVTRGPLEVTIDEEGETRVRDRFVISAPLAGRVLRIELEPGDAVVAGETVLAIFLPSAPVLLDARSRAEAAAAVETATAALGQAEANYERAAAELVYSRSEAGRYLRLSQEGIVSVETMESAQLDLDTRQEAVEAADYAVRTARSELQAARVRLLRFSAESAEDVNGTAIRIVSPVSGVVLRRVRESESVVPAGEALLEVGDPSRIEVVTDYLSKDAVRMRSGQRVLIDRWGGDRPLQGRLRRVEPSGFTKISALGVEEQRVNVVIDIVDPPAVWAGLGDGFRVETRVVVWESGDELKAPTGALFRRDENWAVFAVAGGRAALREIEVGERNAREAQVLGGLEPGEQVVVYPSDSLNDGSPVAAEL, encoded by the coding sequence ATGAAGACGCGGCGCTGGGTGTTGTGGGGAGTGGGGCTGGTCGTGGTCGCGGCCGCCGCGTTTCTCGGCACGCGCCCGCAGCCGGTACCGGCGGAACTGGCGCAGGTGACGCGAGGACCGCTGGAGGTGACGATCGACGAGGAGGGCGAGACCCGCGTGCGGGACCGGTTCGTCATCTCGGCCCCGCTCGCCGGCCGCGTCCTGCGGATCGAACTCGAGCCCGGCGACGCCGTGGTGGCGGGTGAGACGGTGCTCGCGATCTTCCTGCCCTCGGCGCCGGTGTTGCTCGACGCCCGCAGTCGGGCCGAGGCGGCGGCGGCGGTGGAAACCGCGACCGCCGCCCTGGGCCAGGCCGAAGCGAACTACGAGCGGGCGGCGGCCGAACTCGTCTACTCGCGTTCCGAGGCGGGACGCTACCTGCGGCTGAGCCAGGAGGGAATCGTCTCGGTCGAGACGATGGAAAGCGCCCAGCTCGACCTCGACACCCGGCAGGAAGCCGTCGAGGCAGCCGACTACGCGGTGCGCACGGCCCGCAGCGAGTTGCAGGCGGCGCGGGTCCGACTGCTGCGGTTCAGCGCCGAGAGCGCCGAGGATGTGAACGGTACGGCGATCCGGATCGTGTCGCCCGTTTCAGGCGTCGTCCTCCGTCGCGTGCGCGAAAGCGAGTCCGTGGTGCCGGCCGGTGAAGCCTTGCTCGAAGTCGGCGATCCGTCCCGGATCGAGGTGGTCACGGACTATCTGTCGAAGGACGCCGTCCGCATGCGCTCGGGACAGCGTGTGCTGATCGATCGATGGGGTGGCGACCGCCCGTTGCAGGGCCGGCTGCGGCGGGTGGAACCGTCGGGATTCACGAAGATCTCGGCGCTCGGGGTGGAAGAGCAACGGGTGAACGTGGTCATCGACATCGTCGATCCGCCTGCGGTCTGGGCCGGCCTGGGCGATGGCTTCCGGGTCGAAACCCGGGTCGTCGTCTGGGAGAGCGGGGACGAACTGAAGGCGCCGACAGGGGCGTTGTTCCGGCGCGACGAGAACTGGGCGGTGTTCGCGGTCGCGGGAGGCCGCGCGGCCCTTCGGGAGATCGAGGTCGGCGAGCGGAACGCGCGGGAAGCCCAGGTTCTTGGCGGCCTTGAACCGGGTGAGCAGGTCGTGGTCTATCCGAGCGACAGCCTGAACGACGGTTCGCCGGTCGCGGCCGAACTCTGA
- a CDS encoding LLM class flavin-dependent oxidoreductase, whose protein sequence is MEFVILAIPYMRRLGEQVGRAGSDPNRFQALMANLRTQMTFAESVGYTGFCMTEQHLQVEGIETTTNPLFWDYFVAQHTERMRVGQLGMNLTAVNPIQLAENLAMLDHFTGGRMFAGFTRGNTPRWTGTFGQHIGITATHSDKSEVDRRNRRAFEENWRLVKALWTQEVVSISGEFWQAPPAMDWTFAPTSEWSPGSITSDGTLKEIGIVPRPLQNDPHPPVYAPFSYSMGTAKFWAREGGKMMGMFNESKEEFIPLTLDVCLEEALQHGRIIGPNDMLALGGHLIMGRNPAETKKLFDGFEWLFNFAYNAPPYHVPMGRLWMGSRQQVLDHVGRLSETFGIDEFFLWHHVGWFEQDEEMAMLHEFAEGVIGPLSS, encoded by the coding sequence ATGGAGTTCGTCATCCTCGCCATCCCCTACATGCGGCGCCTGGGCGAACAGGTCGGCCGCGCAGGATCGGACCCGAACCGGTTCCAGGCGCTGATGGCGAACCTCCGGACGCAGATGACGTTCGCCGAGTCGGTGGGCTACACCGGCTTCTGCATGACCGAGCAGCATCTGCAGGTGGAAGGGATCGAGACGACGACGAATCCGCTGTTCTGGGACTACTTCGTCGCCCAGCACACGGAACGGATGCGCGTCGGCCAACTCGGCATGAACCTGACCGCGGTCAACCCGATTCAATTGGCCGAGAACCTCGCGATGCTCGACCACTTCACCGGCGGGCGCATGTTCGCCGGCTTCACCAGGGGCAACACGCCACGGTGGACCGGCACGTTCGGCCAGCACATCGGGATCACGGCGACGCACTCCGACAAGTCCGAAGTGGACCGACGCAACCGCCGCGCGTTCGAGGAGAACTGGCGCCTCGTGAAGGCGCTCTGGACGCAGGAGGTGGTGAGCATCTCGGGCGAGTTCTGGCAAGCGCCGCCGGCGATGGACTGGACGTTCGCACCCACGAGCGAATGGTCGCCCGGGTCGATCACCAGTGACGGCACGCTGAAGGAGATCGGGATCGTTCCCCGCCCGCTGCAGAACGACCCGCATCCGCCGGTCTACGCGCCGTTCAGCTACAGCATGGGGACCGCGAAGTTCTGGGCCCGCGAGGGCGGCAAGATGATGGGCATGTTCAACGAGTCGAAGGAGGAGTTCATCCCCCTGACCCTGGACGTCTGCCTCGAGGAAGCGCTGCAACACGGCCGGATCATCGGCCCCAACGACATGCTCGCGCTGGGCGGACACCTGATCATGGGACGAAATCCGGCCGAGACGAAGAAGCTCTTCGACGGCTTCGAGTGGCTGTTCAACTTCGCCTACAACGCCCCTCCCTACCACGTACCGATGGGCCGGCTGTGGATGGGATCACGCCAGCAGGTGCTCGACCACGTGGGGCGGCTCAGCGAGACCTTCGGTATCGACGAGTTCTTCCTGTGGCACCACGTCGGCTGGTTCGAGCAGGACGAGGAGATGGCGATGCTCCACGAGTTCGCGGAGGGGGTCATCGGCCCCCTTTCCTCCTGA
- a CDS encoding Rieske 2Fe-2S domain-containing protein — protein sequence MSTPFDQPRQILPPEAYFEASWLDREVDHLFDRSWVWAATEQDLKQPGDFRTCRVMNHSLFVLRDGAGELQAFHNVCRHRGCEIVEGSGNLGSTIRCPYHRWTYETNGALHGVPNEAECFGAVPRENLSLHRAAVGAHRGMVYVNPDPEPPEPFDRWIAGLDDHAWPHDLADGTLSYAGDVRYEMHCNWKVFYENAIDGYHLGYLHNKTLGAAYPDRNVWHPVGRHTVWYSTEREGDPQSTTVLSAEMADAAGATRLPGHEESFYPGVVMLFPLTILSPSPWGFHVSVLEPKTPDLTTMWTQSWTTYGSASRAEAGKAPTLISLANQEGHPMESGNFQLEDMWICEMIQRNLRSPKFRVGPMAAGFGAESPIMHFQQSVLDYLNGDSGGSGA from the coding sequence GTGAGTACACCCTTCGACCAACCCCGCCAGATCCTGCCGCCGGAGGCCTACTTCGAGGCGTCATGGCTCGACCGCGAAGTCGACCATCTGTTCGACCGCTCCTGGGTCTGGGCCGCCACCGAGCAGGACCTGAAGCAACCCGGGGACTTCCGTACCTGCCGCGTGATGAACCACTCCCTGTTCGTGCTCCGGGACGGGGCCGGGGAGCTGCAGGCCTTCCACAACGTATGCCGCCACCGCGGCTGCGAGATCGTTGAAGGCAGCGGCAACCTGGGCAGCACGATCCGCTGCCCGTACCACCGCTGGACCTACGAGACGAACGGCGCCCTGCACGGCGTGCCCAACGAAGCGGAGTGTTTCGGCGCCGTCCCTCGCGAGAACCTCTCGCTCCATCGAGCCGCGGTCGGCGCACATCGCGGCATGGTCTACGTGAATCCGGATCCGGAACCGCCCGAGCCATTCGACCGGTGGATCGCCGGACTCGACGACCACGCCTGGCCCCACGACCTGGCCGACGGCACCTTGAGCTACGCCGGCGACGTGCGCTACGAGATGCACTGCAACTGGAAGGTCTTCTACGAGAACGCGATCGACGGCTACCACCTCGGCTACCTGCACAACAAGACCCTGGGCGCCGCCTACCCTGACCGGAACGTCTGGCATCCGGTGGGCCGCCACACCGTCTGGTACTCCACCGAACGGGAAGGCGATCCGCAGTCGACCACGGTGTTGTCGGCGGAGATGGCGGACGCCGCCGGCGCCACACGCCTGCCGGGTCACGAGGAGAGCTTCTATCCGGGCGTGGTCATGCTCTTCCCGCTGACCATCCTGTCGCCGAGCCCCTGGGGCTTTCACGTCTCGGTGCTGGAACCGAAGACCCCGGACCTCACGACCATGTGGACGCAGAGCTGGACGACGTACGGATCGGCCTCACGCGCCGAAGCGGGCAAGGCGCCCACGCTGATCAGCCTGGCCAACCAGGAAGGACACCCGATGGAGTCCGGCAACTTCCAGCTCGAGGACATGTGGATCTGCGAGATGATCCAGCGCAACCTGCGCTCCCCGAAGTTCAGGGTCGGGCCCATGGCCGCCGGCTTCGGGGCCGAATCGCCGATCATGCACTTCCAGCAGAGCGTGCTCGACTACCTGAACGGCGACTCCGGCGGGAGCGGCGCCTGA
- a CDS encoding helix-turn-helix domain containing protein, with translation MRPALNPSPRPTARDAIIDAAIRLWSRNPGATFSEVALHAGVGRATLHRHFRNRDDLLTVLAEICIEETNTAVAAAVDQSASATRQLQRMFEAVIPLGDRYSFLYRAEIGDEHTTAEYRRQLDRVGTLVGELKAEGAVAADVPTAWVVAQIDQLIWTAWNEVASGRVAAADAANLAARTLLHGLGKEEQP, from the coding sequence ATGAGACCAGCACTGAATCCGAGTCCGCGTCCAACCGCCCGCGACGCGATCATCGACGCGGCAATCCGCCTCTGGTCGCGCAACCCGGGAGCGACCTTCAGCGAGGTCGCCCTCCACGCCGGAGTCGGGCGCGCAACGCTCCACCGGCACTTCAGGAACCGCGACGACTTGCTCACGGTGCTGGCCGAGATCTGCATCGAGGAGACAAACACAGCGGTGGCCGCGGCCGTCGACCAGAGCGCGAGCGCCACCCGGCAACTGCAACGCATGTTCGAGGCGGTCATCCCCCTGGGGGACCGCTACAGCTTTCTCTATCGCGCGGAGATCGGTGACGAACACACGACCGCCGAGTACCGTCGGCAGCTCGACCGGGTCGGAACGCTGGTCGGCGAACTCAAGGCCGAGGGCGCCGTGGCGGCCGACGTGCCGACGGCCTGGGTCGTCGCGCAGATCGACCAGCTCATCTGGACCGCCTGGAACGAAGTCGCCTCGGGCCGCGTTGCCGCGGCGGACGCGGCGAACCTGGCCGCCAGAACCCTGCTGCACGGACTCGGAAAGGAGGAGCAGCCGTGA
- a CDS encoding MFS transporter: MNRTAFTASGTAGGLVSNGISFFLLIYYSQVIGLDPALAGSALLLALVVDAVSDPLVGRWSDRLRSRLGRRHPFLYGAVLPIPVCYYLLWAPPDLGQTAMFLWLAGFTVALRLALTMHTVPFNALLPELAPGYEDRTRLMNYSYAGGWFFGTLMAVSMYVWWLADTSDYPDGAGILRRAGYEQAGLVTACALCLCLVLAAAATHRHIPTLAAPPPGAASARRVLGESLATLRDGSLAAIVASTALTAAASGTATAMWAYMQPWFWGFDSTQTSTILAAQLASPLLAVLLLPAASRGRDKKVVLIRLSILSLLVGSGPVILALLGAFPPVDHSALFPLMVVIGVVQVALIVVTSTVGASMVADIVDARAVATGRREEGLVSSVLSFTGKVATGLGIWIGGLLLTAINFPTDADVSAIDRDMVDRLGWLYGPVLAFLYVAAIYALRYYRLSRHRHEENLAMLAGGEDRN, translated from the coding sequence TTGAATCGCACCGCCTTCACCGCCTCAGGAACGGCTGGCGGTCTGGTCAGCAACGGCATCTCCTTCTTTCTCCTCATCTACTACAGCCAGGTGATCGGCCTGGACCCCGCGCTGGCGGGTTCCGCCCTTCTGCTCGCGCTGGTCGTCGATGCGGTGTCCGATCCCCTGGTGGGGCGCTGGTCGGACCGGCTGCGGAGCCGCCTGGGGCGGCGCCATCCCTTCCTTTACGGCGCGGTGCTCCCCATCCCGGTCTGCTACTACCTGCTCTGGGCGCCTCCCGACTTGGGTCAAACGGCCATGTTCCTGTGGCTCGCCGGCTTCACCGTCGCGCTGCGGCTGGCGCTGACGATGCACACCGTCCCCTTCAACGCGCTGCTGCCGGAACTCGCACCGGGATACGAGGATCGTACGCGCCTGATGAACTACTCCTATGCCGGCGGCTGGTTCTTCGGCACCCTGATGGCGGTTTCGATGTACGTCTGGTGGCTGGCCGATACCTCGGACTATCCCGACGGTGCGGGCATCCTGCGACGCGCCGGCTACGAGCAGGCCGGCCTGGTCACCGCCTGCGCGCTCTGCCTCTGCCTCGTGCTGGCCGCGGCCGCCACCCATCGGCACATTCCCACCCTCGCCGCACCACCGCCCGGAGCAGCGTCGGCCCGGCGAGTCCTCGGTGAAAGCCTGGCGACCCTGCGAGACGGCAGCCTGGCCGCGATTGTCGCCTCGACCGCGCTGACCGCCGCGGCCAGCGGCACGGCGACGGCGATGTGGGCCTACATGCAACCCTGGTTCTGGGGCTTCGACAGTACACAGACAAGTACCATCCTGGCGGCTCAACTAGCGTCGCCGCTCCTGGCCGTTCTGCTCCTGCCGGCCGCCAGTCGCGGGCGCGACAAGAAGGTGGTGCTGATCCGGCTATCGATCCTGTCGCTCCTGGTCGGCAGCGGCCCGGTCATTCTCGCCCTGCTCGGCGCCTTCCCTCCGGTCGACCACTCGGCGCTCTTTCCACTGATGGTCGTGATCGGCGTCGTCCAGGTGGCTCTGATCGTCGTGACAAGCACGGTAGGCGCCTCCATGGTCGCGGACATCGTCGACGCCCGGGCTGTGGCCACCGGCCGGCGGGAAGAGGGACTCGTGTCCTCCGTTCTCTCCTTCACGGGCAAGGTGGCGACTGGCCTGGGAATCTGGATCGGCGGCCTCCTGCTCACCGCGATCAACTTCCCGACCGACGCGGACGTCTCCGCGATCGACCGGGACATGGTCGACCGCCTGGGATGGCTCTATGGCCCGGTGCTTGCCTTTCTCTACGTCGCCGCCATCTACGCTCTCCGCTACTACCGGCTGAGTCGCCACCGGCACGAGGAGAACCTCGCCATGCTTGCTGGGGGTGAGGATCGCAACTGA